In Oceanidesulfovibrio indonesiensis, a single genomic region encodes these proteins:
- a CDS encoding MraY family glycosyltransferase, whose translation MHPDYSAILSLFLGTTWIAILGTLDDKIHMGWRLKLAGQIIGVAILLVGGHTLKNASIPLLGLVDFGWSGAIFFALSVLIITNAVNLIDGLDGLAGGICFFAALVSAVIGVFKADIFLAVIGFGISGGLLAFLRFNFPPASVFMGDGGSLMLGFLLSTLATSSVATSPGQRSGVFTMILLPFLPFGIALLDVSVAIVRRGVSGRCIFHPDTDHIHHRLMDTLGRPRRVVAVLYLFSALLSAITLTMVLGPQHQFYRVYVVFMGVVALGLVILLLRLYTREGLPQILGNRSHMKFLASFADYMCRRLQRATTEDEALMLLERGVTDLGFDYVRVERDGELFMEWTSSRKLHPDSERIEQKRSVCPRISIYWATPTHDSDSFQKYLLLTWNQSLRALSNCLERLHDRH comes from the coding sequence ATGCATCCAGATTATAGTGCGATCCTTTCTTTGTTCCTCGGGACAACATGGATCGCCATACTGGGCACGCTCGACGACAAAATCCATATGGGGTGGCGCCTTAAACTTGCCGGTCAAATCATAGGCGTGGCAATACTTCTGGTCGGCGGCCACACCCTGAAAAATGCCTCCATTCCATTGCTCGGACTTGTGGATTTCGGCTGGTCCGGCGCTATTTTCTTCGCTCTTTCCGTCCTCATAATCACAAACGCTGTAAACCTCATCGACGGGCTCGACGGACTCGCCGGAGGAATCTGCTTCTTCGCCGCGCTGGTCAGCGCTGTCATCGGCGTGTTCAAAGCAGACATCTTTCTGGCGGTCATCGGCTTCGGCATTTCGGGTGGCCTGCTCGCCTTCCTTCGTTTCAACTTCCCTCCGGCATCCGTGTTCATGGGAGATGGCGGGAGCCTGATGCTGGGCTTTTTGCTCAGCACACTGGCCACCAGCTCGGTAGCTACAAGTCCTGGACAACGCTCGGGCGTGTTCACCATGATCCTGCTGCCCTTTCTTCCGTTCGGCATCGCCCTGCTCGACGTCTCTGTCGCCATTGTTCGCCGCGGCGTTAGTGGACGTTGCATCTTTCACCCGGACACAGACCACATCCATCACCGGCTCATGGACACTCTGGGCCGGCCCAGGCGCGTGGTCGCCGTTCTTTATCTGTTCAGCGCCCTGCTCTCCGCCATCACACTGACCATGGTGCTTGGACCTCAGCACCAGTTCTACCGCGTCTACGTCGTCTTCATGGGGGTCGTGGCTCTCGGCCTCGTTATCCTGCTGCTTCGGCTCTATACGCGTGAGGGCCTGCCACAGATTCTGGGCAACCGCTCGCACATGAAGTTCCTGGCCAGCTTTGCCGACTACATGTGTCGGCGCCTGCAACGCGCGACAACCGAAGATGAAGCCTTGATGTTGCTTGAACGCGGAGTGACGGATCTGGGGTTCGACTATGTGCGCGTGGAACGGGACGGCGAGCTCTTCATGGAGTGGACAAGCAGCAGGAAATTACACCCGGACTCTGAGCGGATAGAACAGAAGCGGTCAGTATGCCCTCGGATCTCCATCTACTGGGCAACCCCCACACACGACAGCGACTCTTTCCAGAAATACCTGCTTTTGACATGGAACCAATCCCTGAGGGCGCTGTCAAACTGTCTCGAAAGACTGCACGATCGCCACTGA